Within Paenibacillus sabinae T27, the genomic segment CGAGTCCCAAATGTGGTTTTTAATGGAGAACCGGCACTTCTATAGACAGGATTGTTATCCGTTGCCTGTTTTTGAAATACTACATTCCCACTTGTATCTATGAACTTAACATCGAGGGTCAGTTTAGGAGGCGTAAACGGAGTCGGACGCGAAACTCCATCCGCATCAACGTGATACAAAATGTCAAAGATGAAGGGGCTGCCGCACTGTTCAACATTTCCGCATTGACTACTGAAAAGATTTTGATAGGAGGGAGTGGCATCTCCAAAGCAGGTTGAATCTTTCGGAAATATTGCAATAGATAGAAATTGATCCGGATTCCATTGAGCACCTGGTGCAGACTTTTTCAGTTCCTGTGGCTGACTCAGATCTAAATCTGGTGTTGCGATGGCCATAGAAGAGGCACTCTCGGGAATTACGCCTCCATAACTGCTGCCTCCGAATGCTTGATCGTCACCTACCGTATTGCCGTTAGCTGGGAAGGCCCCGCTTAGTACCGAGCTTTCATTACTTTCCGGGTCTTTGTTGTCAATCATTAATGATTCTCCTTTCTTTTCTGTTCCTTTTATGCACACTCTCATGAAATTCGCTACTTAGTATTTGTACGGAACTACTATTTATACGGTAAAAAAAAGCAACCAAATCATAAACATTTGGCTGCTTTCTATTACTTAGTGATTTTTTATCCATTCTTGCTTTTGCATAACACTTAATCGGCACGGGGTCATCCAACTTTCTATGTAACGTGGACTAAAACCTCTAATGACGGGTCCCTTATCGTTAGAGAAGACGTGGGGAATGTTATAGTTTGGCAGCATACCCTGTGTAAACATAGTGTCCCCCAAGGATCCGCAACTTACAAAACGGTCAACTGAATGCATGTTTCCATACTCTTCACAGAGAGCTTGAAACCATACGTCGGTTTTAAGGGCCGCCAGACTGTCCTCCAGCCGCGTCAATGTCAGTCTTAAGTTGCTGTCCACGGTAAATGTCGGTACATTCACCATCTTGGTCAATCCACATTTCGTCGTATGATTTGTCACCATTATAAGATGCGCTGGCAATTGACAAATAAGTCAACATTTCATTAGCGGTGCCAGCGGACATGAAAAAAGATGACCCTGAGGAATTCCAAGGTCATCTGCTGCTTTCCTTCCTGCAGGAAAGAAAAGGGAAGTAGATTTTTTATGCTGGGCTTTCTAAAAACACAAGGGGGTAGACCCGGTAATGGGCTAAATGTAAATCTATCCAGTCTGCAACCGCCATGGTATAATGACTGGAGCAATAGAAAGGCTTGTAAGGGCGGCCGGCTAATCTCCCGGAAGGGAGGTGATGCCATGGAGGTTTATCAAGCGTTGTCACTGATGTTCATGTTCGGCATGTTCATTATTGCTCTGCTGAATTACCTCAAAAAGAAATAGGCCGCCCTCTGACCGGGTCGCGGCCTATTTCTTGTAGGTAAACCGTGTTAAAGCCGAACCGCCCTTAAAAGCGGCTATTGCTTGGAGAGTCGTGTTCGCGCACGGCTCTCTTTGCATTGTACGCTGTTTCTAGCCCTACTATACCACATTTCCATAAAACTAAAAATAGTTATACGTGGATTGCTTTCAGCATATTTTCGAAGTTGCTTGCTGCGGCTAAATCAGCTCCATAAAGAACAATGGTACCAAAAGTTTAGGGTTTGTGCTGAAATTCGTCCCCCGATTCGTACCTGATTCTACTTTTCTGGTGAATTTCAGTAATTTCAATCAACGGGAAAAGAAAAAACCCTTGATTTACAAGGGTTTTTCGTGGTGATTCGTATAGGACGGATGGGGATCGAACCCATGACCCCTACCCTGTCAATGGAGCACCGTGGTTTCCTTTGCTGTCCCGCGAGGGCATTAAGGCTTATAAATCGAGGAATCGAAAGGAGAGTTGATAAATCACATTACCTTCGATATCCGCATGTTATTTAGAGTGTGCTACCACAGTGCTACCATGGTACCAGACAAATC encodes:
- a CDS encoding putative holin-like toxin, whose amino-acid sequence is MEVYQALSLMFMFGMFIIALLNYLKKK